The Streptomyces europaeiscabiei genome window below encodes:
- a CDS encoding ArsR/SmtB family transcription factor produces MGWWQVNADTLAGSRFVVSPLAETFASLKMLHAGAGTHPGERDWLRAHLPAYRAELAGDPVTALLIRSGLGKEWIADFLTPTPREDETFADGIARVRGADPAAARAHLTLSLRGPLPAALHRDDLPDRAAGLLTYVWEETVRPYWERRRRVLEADVLARTALLGQGGWAAVLDAMRPGMRWLGENRLQVNAHEYPPREISGARLVFVPVTPQRTGWVAWEERERYAVVYPCSGVLAKGSGATAVPSALGPLLGDARARVLVLLDAPMSTTQLCAVTGQGLGSVGRHLRVLLDAGLVRRGRAGRSVLYARTAEGEVLVRAAPHPRGGERPSGDSIRL; encoded by the coding sequence GTGGGCTGGTGGCAGGTCAACGCCGACACGCTCGCCGGGAGCCGCTTCGTCGTCTCGCCGCTCGCGGAGACGTTCGCGAGCCTGAAGATGCTGCACGCCGGGGCCGGGACACACCCCGGGGAGCGGGACTGGCTGCGGGCCCACCTGCCCGCGTACCGGGCCGAGTTGGCCGGGGATCCCGTCACCGCCCTGCTGATCCGCTCGGGGCTCGGCAAGGAGTGGATCGCCGACTTCCTCACCCCCACACCGCGCGAGGACGAGACCTTCGCGGACGGGATCGCCCGTGTCCGGGGCGCCGACCCCGCCGCCGCCCGCGCCCACCTCACCCTCTCCCTGCGCGGCCCGCTGCCCGCCGCCCTGCACCGCGACGACCTGCCCGACCGTGCGGCCGGCCTTCTGACGTACGTGTGGGAGGAGACCGTGCGGCCGTACTGGGAGCGGCGTCGGCGGGTGCTGGAGGCCGATGTGCTCGCCCGGACCGCGCTGTTGGGGCAGGGCGGCTGGGCGGCCGTGCTGGACGCGATGCGACCGGGGATGCGGTGGCTCGGCGAGAACCGGCTGCAGGTCAACGCGCACGAATACCCGCCGCGCGAGATCTCCGGGGCACGGCTGGTCTTCGTGCCGGTCACGCCGCAGCGGACGGGGTGGGTGGCGTGGGAGGAGCGGGAGCGGTACGCCGTCGTCTACCCGTGCTCCGGCGTCCTCGCCAAAGGAAGCGGTGCCACCGCCGTGCCCTCCGCCCTCGGACCGCTCCTCGGCGACGCCCGCGCCCGTGTCCTCGTCCTCCTCGACGCCCCCATGAGCACGACCCAGCTGTGCGCGGTGACCGGCCAGGGCCTCGGCTCCGTCGGCCGCCACCTGAGGGTGCTGCTGGACGCCGGGCTGGTCCGGCGCGGGCGGGCCGGACGGTCGGTGCTGTACGCGCGCACGGCGGAGGGCGAGGTGCTGGTGCGTGCCGCACCACACCCTCGCGGAGGCGAACGTCCTTCCGGAGATAGCATCCGTTTATGA